CTATCTGATTCTATTTCTTTTATCTCCATGAACAAACCATCTCTAATTGCTAACAATTTGAATTTAATTCCTGAAGGACCTTTTAATATAGAATATCCCCATGTAAGTATTTCTGTCATGATTAAAGAAGGAGATATAATTAAATATTCCCTCCAAGTTAAATATCTCCTTAAAATGATGTATCGGCCCTTTTCAAGGTGGTAAAGCTTTTCTGGAGTAACAATGAGTGTGTAATCATGATAAACAACAGAAGTTGGAACATATAACACATTTAATCCTTTGGCTTTGCATCTCCATGAAAGTTCAGTGTCTTCCATGTAAATAAAGAAATTCTCATCAAAACCGCCAATATCCTCGAAATTATCTTTTTTTAAGGCAAAACAAACACCTGAAAGCCCATTAACAAACTCAAAATCATTGAAACATTCAGGATTATCCCCTAAACCTCTTGTAAATGCTAAACCTGTAAAATGCTCCTTATTTCCACATGTGTTAATTTGATTCCCATTATAATAAAGAATTTTAGAGGTTGTGATTAAATTTTCATCTTTTTTTAAGGGTTTTAATACTTCATGAATGGAATTTACCTTAATCTTTGTGTCTGGATTTATTATAACCATATATTTGCCTTTAGCAGTTTTAACACCTAAGTTGATTCCGCTGCCGTAACCAGTGTTTTCATGGTTTTTAATTAGTTTTATTTGTTTAAAGTTTTTTTGAATGATTTCTACGGTTTTATCAGTTGAATTATTGTCAACAACGATGATTTCTAATGCTTTTTCTTTAATAAGTGATTTTAAGCATTCTTCAATGAATTCCTGGTGATTGTAGGTTACTATTACAATGCTGGTGTTTGAAGTTAGGGACATTTATATCTCCAGAAGTTTAAACTAATTGAATATCATATAAAATTTAATTTAGTACTTTGTGACAATAATTATTATTGTTTTTAAACCCAAGAAGTATAATTAAACTGTATAAAAATATAATTTATTGAATTAGCTATAAGTTGAAGAGAGTTCTATTGATTCTTAAAGCTTATATAACGGAGCTTAAATGAAAATTTCAGATAATCTTTTGAGAATTCCTGGCTTGAATCGCATCATATCCATTTTAGGTATTGATAAAGCAATTTTTTACACTGTTGTTGGTGTTATATGGTCTTCACTTGCCGGAATTTTATCAATATTTTTTATTGTGAATTATCTTACTCTTGCAGAACAGGGTTACTGGTATACATTCATGAGTTTAGGTGCGCTGGCTACTTTTGCTGAGTTAGGTTTTACTACTATTATTACGCAGTTTATTAGCCATGAGTATGCTCATCTGGAAGAAAAAAATGGAAAATTAGAAGGGGATGAAGATAAGCTAGATCGAACTGTTTCCTTGGTTAAATTTTCTTTTAAATTTTATTTGATAATCACATTGATAGCATTTATTATATTATCCACAATTGGAGTTATCTTTTTAAAAAGCTTCACCAATAATTACCAATTACTCTTAGCATGGGTATTATACTCTTTCACCGGAGCGTTTCTATTATTGGTTTCTTTATTTGGAGCAGTTTTGAAAGGATTTAACAAAGTAGAGAAGGTACAAAAAATAATTACCTTAGCTGGTTTTGTAAGTACTGTTTCAATTTGGATCGCCCTTTTTGCTGGCCTAAATTTGTGGTCCTTAGCAGTAGGTGGATTCGTGAACATCGCATTCAGTATGCTGCTCTATATTTCATCTTCCCGGAGTTTATTAGCCCAAATACTCCATGAAAATGTCAAGGGATATTATAATTGGCTTAAAGAAACCCTACCCTTGCAGTGGAGATATGCCATAAGTTGGGCATCAGGATATTTTATCTTCCAATTTATTGTTCCAGTAGCCATGTTCTATGCTGGTGCATCTATAGCAGGCCAATTAGGAATGTCTCTCGTGATGGTTCGTGCTGTTCAGAGTATGGCTGGTTCATGGGGAATGACCAAAGTACCCCAATTAAATATATTTGTTGCCCAAAAGAAACGCCAAAGCTTAGACGGATTATTCAAAACTCTCCAATGGCAAAGCTTATTAGTTTATACTTTAGGTTCTTTAGCATTACTCTTATTAATGATCTTTATATTTCCCATCATCAATTGGAATGTAAGAATACTACCCATAGGGGAGAATGTAATTTTATTCATTGCTGAAGGAGTTAATTTGATCATCTTCAACTGGGCTTTCTTTTTAAGATCCCATAAACAAGAACCTTATGTTAAGATATCTTTTTTAAGTGCCGTATTGACTGCTTTTGGAGTTTGGCTGAGTTATTACTTATTCTCATCAACATTACTGGCATTATGCAGTTTCTTAGCAGCACAGCTGATTATTTTAATTCCTGCTCGAAGAATTCTTAAAATCAAAAGAAAAGAATATGATGAGGGTAAGATAGGATATTAATATGGTTAAAGCTAAGATCAAAGGAGAGAATATGATCGAAGAAAACCTTGAAATTCTAATAATTACTTATAACCGAGCTAAAGATCTGGAGAACACATTTAAACAATTGATGGAGAGTCCTTTTTCTAATTGTAAGATTACTGTGCTAGATAACTGTTCTACTGACAAAACACCTGAAATATGCACTAAATATCAGCAAATATTTGAAAATATGCACGTTGTAAGACATAAAAAGAATATTGGGGCAAATCCTAATTATTTAAGAGCCGTCGAAAAATCTGAAGCTATTTATACCTGGGTTCTTTGTGATGATGATATATTTGATTTTAGTGAATGTGATGATGTTTTAGGAGAAATTGAATCTAATACACCTGATATTATTATAGTTACTTCACATTATCAATATGGATGGGAAAAAGGCCTTAAAACTACTAGCAATGAACTAATTAGAAAAGGTTCAAGATATTATCATACATTAAGTTTTATGCCTGCCATTATTTTTAAAACAGAGTTATTCGATTCTAATTGTATTCATAAAGGATATTTTAATGTATCTAATCTATATCCTCACTTTGAATTTATTAATAAGTCAGTAGAAGAAGATTTTAAAGTTTATGTATCAAAAAAGGGAATTGTTGAACCGGGTGGTTTTAATCAAAGAATCCATTTTTCAGTAATTCACTGGCTTGTAGTATGGATGAACAGCTGTTTAACTATAAAAAATAAATATATACGTAAAAGAACTATATATGACTCTCCTCTTGATGGAGGTTCATTCCTGCTATTTGTAATAATTTGGATTATTATGGAGAAAAAATCAAAAAATAAGGACAATAAAGATTTTATTAGATTCATTTCCGCGTTTATAATAGCATTTGGTCTGAATTGGTATATATTTGCACTGGTTCTGATAATACCATTCATGATAATCCCTTCAATTTTTTATAAATTTTTCCTTAAAAGTTTCGCATATTTTAAATATCATGTATTAAAAAAAGAACGTCCTCATAAAACAGATTTACAAATAGATGAATTTAGATATTAATTATTAAAAAAATTTAAAATTATTTACACTGAACTTTTAATAACATAGAAACCCCTAATCTATCACATTTAATCTAAATATAATTACTCTTAAGGAAATTCAAAATGAATCCCAAAGTTTCAATTATCATACTCAACTGAATGTCTAGAAATGATACCATAAATTGCTTAGAATCACTCTATCAAATTAATATACTATTTTAACATAATATTGTTGATAATCATCTGTTGATAATTCCATAAAAAAGATCAAAAAAGAAAAATCAATTATTGAGTAGAAAATATGACCAGAAAGCAGAAAAAATATTCTCAATCCCACAAATTAACAACCCAAATTAATCCAAATGTTTTTATATTAATTAAAATGTTAACTAAAATATTAGATTAAGCTAGTTTGAGAGGCAATAATGAATTTAAAAGTATTAAATTTAAAATCCATGGACAATTATGGAAAAATATTAATATTTATGATTTTAATAAGCTTATTAATCAAATTAATTATGATTGATCAAGGCATGAATATTTTATTAAGTAAATTCCTGGAGGATGATGCATTTTATTATTATTCATTGGTTTTAAACATTATTAATGGACAGGGCATCGTTTTTAATCTTGGAATTCCAACTAACGGATTTCATCCAATTTACGCTTTGATTTTAATTCCAGTTTTCTATTTTACACATTCTTTTGGTGATTATGTACCGGTTTATATTTCTTTGGTAATTTTATCATTATTTAATGTTTTAACTTCAATTTTTTTGTATTTAATAGTAAAAAATTTGTTTAATAAGGAAGCTGGATTATTAACTGCATTTATATGGTTATTTAACCCTGAAATCATGTTTATAACATTAAAGGGGATGGAAGTTCCCATTCAAATATTTTTCATATCTATACTTACTTACTATCTAATAAAATTAAATTTAAATGAATTAAATATACGCAATTCGGTTATAATAGGTTTTTTATTAGGAATCATCTTTTTAAGTAGAATGGATGGTTTTTTCTTAACATTAGGAGTTATTTTAGCTCTTTCCATACGATTTATAAAAAATAGGAGTATTGATTATTCCTGGCAATCGAATAAAATAAAGAGTATGGTTGCAATCCTTATTTCTGCATTTATAACTGTTTTACCATGGATATTATACAATATTCTCATAGTAAAACAGTTGTTGCCAGTAAGTCTTGCAGCAAAGAACATAATACGTTCAGACCAAGCTTTACATGTTGGTTTATATAATAATATTTTAACTACTTTTTATCCATCTCTTGTTCTATTGACACAGTATTTTTTCTTTTTCATTCAAAAAAATGTGTTTAATTTAGCGATTTTATTATTAATCCTTATAATTTTTTTATTACCCCCTTTTTATTTAGTATTAAAAAAAGATAATCCCTTTATTAAAGTAATTAAATCTTTAGATTTTTTAATTTTCTCAATAATAATTTTCTACCTTTTTTACTTTTTCTACGGAATTATGTTTAGAGAGTACTATTATCTATATACTTATTTCATTTTTACCATATTTCTCTCCATTGCATTAATAAGACTCTTCCAAATTTTTAAAATTAAAAAAGTTAAACTGAGGTATGCATTAATAATTTTATTATTAATATTTACTTTCATACTTGGAGGAATCAATAGATATGACTATGGAAATTTAAACCCGATTACTTTTGAAGTAATTAACTATATTGATACAAATATATCACCAGATCAAAATATAGGCAATTTCAATTCTGGCCTATTAAACTATGGTACTGGGCGTGACTTTATAAATTTAGATGGAATGATGAACCCAGAAGCTTATAATGCTCGAAAAGCAGGAATGTTAGAAGATTACATAATGAAAAAAAGAATTAAATACATCATTGATATGCCTTCGTCAATTAAAGGGATAAATAATGATAAAATAAGTCTTCAATATATAAAAACATTTAAAGGACAGAAATATGGAGAAGATCTCGTTTTGTATAAATTAAATTATTGAGAAATTCAATATTAAATTTTAATGAACAATTTAAAAATTAGGAATATCGAAAATGAATCCAAATGTAACAATTATTTTATTAAACTGGAATGGATGGACTGATACTATTGAGTGTTTAGAATCACTATTCCAGATTGATTATCCTAATTATAACGTAATTATTTTAGATAATAACTCCCATGATAATTCCATAAAAAAAATTAAAGAATATCTGGGAGGAAATATTACTGTTAAATCATCTTTTTTTGAATATATAAAAGGTAATAAACCACTAAAATATTCCGAATTCACCAAAGAAGAGGCTGAAAAAAGGAACATGAATTTAAATGATTTAAACCTCTCAAAAGTCGTAATAATAAAAAATGACAAGAATTATGGTTTTGCTGAAGGAAACAATATTGGGATTAGATTTGCCTTAGACAAATTAAATTCGGATTATGTTATGCTTTTAAATAATGATACGGTGGTCAATGCCAATTTCTTAGACATATTGATAAAATCAATTGAAAATGATAATGAAATCGGAATAATTGGTCCGCAAATCAATTATTACAATGAAAAAGATAAAATTCAGACTTTAGGTTGGAATATCAATTGGAATAAAGGAAATGGGCGCCCCACTGAATATTCACCTGGAAACTTAATTGAAGTTGATTTTATTGGGGGATGTTCCCTATTATTTAAAAGAACGTTGATTGAAGAGGTAGGTTATTGGGATAAAGAATATTTTGCTTATTGGGAAGATATTGATTTCTGTTATAGAACTAAAGAAGCAGGTTATAAGATAGTATGTAATCCTCATTCAAAAATATGGCACAAAGGATCAGTTTCCACAGAGAAAATTACTGGTTTCAATGTATTTTATAACACTCGAAACAGATTCTTGTTTATGAAAAAATACGCTACAAAGAAAAAATACAATATATTCAAATTATATTTCTTCTTATATGAATTCTGGCGTACCGCCGCATTATTTGTTATTACCAACAAATTAAGCGAATTATCATGTTATTATAATGGAATTAAAGCTGGATTAAGAAAATAAGAAACAAATTAAAAAAAATAAAGGAATATATAAACAGTGATATAAGCTATTAATATAACATTATAGAAAATTTTAGATTTAATATGAATATGTGGACGAACGATCATGATTGAAGAAAAACTGGAAATCATTCTTATAACCTATAATCGACCTAAAGACCTTGAAAACACATTAAAACAATTACTTAAAGGTCCATTCGTTAATTGTAAGTTCACAGTTATAGATAATTGTTCTACCGATGAAACTCCTGAAATATGTTTAAAATACCAACAACTATTCCCCAAAATGAGAATAATAAGAAACAAATTAAACATAGGGGCCAACCCAAACTACTTACGAGCAGTGGAAACTTCCAATTCTCTTTATACATGGATACTGTGTGATGATGATAGTTTCGATTTTTCTGACTGCTTAGATGTGATAGATGCTATCGATTCAGAAAAACCTGATATTATTATAGTGACATCTCACTTTCAACAGGGATGGGAAAGAGGGCTTTTTACATCAAGTAGAAAATTATTAAAAAACGGTTCGAGGTATTATCATACATTAAGTTTTTGGCCAGCAATTATTTTCAAAACAGATTTATATGATTCTAATTGCATTCATAAGGGCTATTTTAATGTGCCTAACTTATATCCTCATTTTGAATTTATTAACCATTCCATAGAAGAAGACTTTAAAGTTTATGTTTCAAAAAAAGAAATAGTTAAAAATATAGATGAGCATCACCCGGGATTTCCCCTTTTACACTCTACTGTAGGTTGGATGAACAGTTGCCTCCTAATTAAAGATAAAGAAATCCGTAAACAGACCATCTACTTTAAGGAAACTTATCCTGAGATAATTGAATATTTTTGTGTAATTATATTGATAGAAAAATTGAATAATAGAAACATCTTTAATTACATTATACAGTTAAAAAACGCATTTATCCTAAACTTTGGATTAAGTAAAGACCTTTTTATTTTGTTATTAATCTATATATTTGCTTTGGCGCCTGCTTTTTGTTATGAACTGGTTCTAAAAGCTTATATGATCAAAGATAAAGAAAGAACTGAAAGATTCTTAAAAGATATCAGAGGAGAAAGCAGTGAAAATAAATCAATTTTCCGTTATTGAATTTATTTAAATAATTATATTCTAATAAAGCTATGTTTAATAAAAACAGTTGAATTATAGTTTAATGGTTTTTTTTAGAATGGAAAATATTGGGATTTAAATCAGCTTGAAAATTTTATGTGGAGATACTATGAAAAACATATTTAATCGTGTGAATAAATATTATTTGCTACTTTTTCTAGCATTAATAATTTTTGCGTTCCTTATATTGTATATCTGGAAATTTACCGCTGATGATGCTTATATTTCATTTAGATATGCTCTTCATTTAGTCCAAGGTTATGGATTAATATGGAATATAAATGAACCACCTATTGAAGGTTATACCAATTTTCTATGGGTTTTACTATCTTCTATTGTGATATTTTTAAAATTAGATCCTGTAATATTCACCAAAATTTTGGGTATTAGCTCCGTAATATGGATTGTTTTTGTATATTGGGTAATAGCAAAGGATATGTTTGAAGATAAAAAGTTAATTATGCAAGTATTCTGTATTTCATCAATATTGCTCTTAGTTAACCCTGCTACTACGATTCACGCCGTTTCCGGTTTGGAAACAATGTTTTATTCATTACTAATACTAATTAATATGTTTTTAGCATATAAATTAATTTTATCAGCCAATAATAGGTTATTTTGGCTTTTTGCATGTGTTTCATTAATTTCCAGTATTGTTCGACCAGAAGGAATTCTCATCTCTACAGGATTATTCATATTAATCTACATTACTGCCTTAAACAAAAATGATGATATTAAAAATAAGATAAATCAATGTTTACCTTTTATTTTGGGATTTATAATACCAATTGGAGTATATATGCTATTTAGAATCTTATATTTCCATGAATTGTTCCCTCTTCCATTTTTGGTAAAATCTGTATCAATGGGAGGATTATTTAGTGGGATAGATGCATTGGGTTCTGCTATTAAATATATTGCCCCATTTGCAATAATAATCATCCTATATCTACTGAAAAATGTGGAATTGGTCTCTAAAAAGATTCTTAATTCAAAAATAGGTGTTTTAATCATTACAATGTGTGTTACCATCTTTTTTGCAGATGTTTTATATATTTTTTCTTTCCTTTTAATGAATTATGTTCAAAGATTTTATTACCCCTCTTTTGTGATTATATACATAGTTACAGCAATTTTCCTGGTTCTTTTGATTAATGAATTGAAGAATACTAAATTAAATGAATTATATAATAAAAAAACCAGTATTTTAGGATTTTTAATTGTTTTGCTCCTCTTATCTTCCAATTTAAGTTTTGTATTAGAAGTTCAAGGTCTGCATCATTCTGCAGATAGATTCTCATCATCATATATTCCACTGGCACATGAATTGAGTTTCGTTTCTTATGATAATTTAACATTTGCAAGTGTAGATGCCGGTTCTTTACCTTATTTTTCAGGATGGAATCATATTGATATTTTAGGGTTGAATAATAAATTCATAGCTAAAAATGGAGTTGGAACTGAAGAATATATAGAAAAAAATCGTCCGGATTTGATACTTTTTATTTCTACAGATAATAAAACAATCAATAGCAAAGAACAAGTACCATTCCTAGAATTTGCTAAAAAAAATGGATATATTCAGCTTCCATCTATCAAATATTTAGATAATTATTATCTAGTACCTTTTTTGGATCCAAAAACAAAAGATTTTAATAAAATAAAAAACAGCTTAGAAAAAGTTAGTAAATCATCTTTCAATTGATTTAAATGATTAAAATTTTTATTTATATTATCTTTTTATAAATATTAACTGTTTTTTCAGATATTTTATCCCAATCAAATTCTTTTGCTCTTTTTTCAGCATTTAAACCCATTTTATCTCGTAAATCCTGATTTTTCAGCAGATTTATTATTTTTTGGGCAATATCTTTTTCATTTTCAGATTCAAATAGAATACCTGTGTTTTCGTCAACTAATGATGGAATATTACCTACATTGGAAGCTATTACTGGTTTTCCACAGGCCATAGCTTCTAAAATGGTAATTCCAAATGATTCATACCTTGAAGGAACTGCACATATGTCCACGGATTTAAAATTAGAATATTTTTCTTCTCCAGAAATGTAGCCCAGAAAATCGATATTATTTTCTAAACCCAATTTTTTAGTGAGTTTCCTTAGATTTTCTTCCTGGGATCCTTTACCTGCAATATAAAAGTGAATCTCAGGAATATCATCTTTAATAATATTAATTGCTTTAATTAATGTGTCAACACCTTTTATTTTTTCTAATAACCCTATATAAATTATTGAAGGGTGTATAACTACTTTAGATGAACTAAAATTATCAATTTTTTTACAGTCAACCCCATTAGGCACAACATACACTTTTGCTCTGCTTAATTTGCCAATCTCTTTTTTCATTACCTCAGAACATACAATAATGTTTTTAGCTTTCCTAAAAGCATATTTTTCAAGTAAATATGAAATAAATCCTCCAATGAAGTTTAAACCTTTATTGAATTTATATTCTGTAGCCATTATACCGTGAACAGTTATTATAACCGGATATTTTTCAGGTATTGCTCTGCTAATGTAGTTATAAGGATAATGAGTTCCTTGAACATGGACAACATCAGGATCTATTTCTTTTATCTTGTTTATAACATTTTTAGCATCAAATGGAATTGTAAAAAGCATTGGAAGTCTTGATGACCTTTTAATAAAGTGAATATTCAAATTATTTGATTTAATGTCTTCGTTTCTATCTGAAAAAGTTATAATATGGGTTTCAACAGAATTTTTAGAAATTGCTTTGGCTAAATGATAAACATGTGTTTGAAGACCGCCATATGGTGAATTTAAAGAATAATCGCTTACAATCACTACTTTCATAATATAAATTCCTTTAATAGTTTATTTGAGAATATTTTAACAGGATATAATCTAAACATGAATATTTAAATATATAATACTCCATATGAATTTTATATAATTATATTAATTGATCTAACTTTATCTTTATGGACAAATATATTATTGTACATCATCAAAACCCCTTTAAAAATTATTTTACTTATTCAATGAGATAACAGCTTTTAATAATGAGGATATTCATGTTTAATCTAAAAAATATCAATTATTTGAAATTAATTTATTTATTCCTTTTTATTCTAAGTTTATTTGAAATCTACAACGTTGCTGCGAGCACTAATAACAATACATGGTTCTTAGTTCTCCTTTTTAAAACTAATATCATATATTTACTTTATTCCGTTATTTTCATAGTTGGTTATATCCTTTTATTCACAAAGATGGGCCAAAAAGTTTCAAATAACCCGAAATTTAGTATTTTACTTTTAGTATTATTGATAATTTTATCTGTAACTTTAAACTATTTAGGGAATATTCCTTCTATTGATCAAAATATTGACTATGATGATGCCTTAGAAATATGGATTAACCATCTTTTTTCATTTCAATATCCATATGACGCATTAACACAACTTGGACAACGAATTACTCCTTTTCCTTCCTTACCATTATATTCCATACCATTCTATTTATTAGGAAATGTCGCTTACCAGGATTTCATAAATCTTTTTATAATACTCTTTGTTATATGGAAATTTTCAGATAATATACTGCAGAGGAACTTTGGATTAATATCACTTTCAATTAGCACACCTTTTTTAATTTGCCTTTTAAGTCACTCATATCACATAACCCTAGCATCATTTACAGCTTTAGGCCTCTATTTACTCTTTAAAAACCGTTTTATATGGGGAAGTGTTATTTTTGGGTTGCTAACAGCATCAGTAGGTTATATCTGGTTTACAATACCTACTGTAATATATTATATTTTTAAAAAAGGAACATCTCAAAATTTCAAGAAGTCCTTATTTATTATAATATTGATCCCATTAATCATTGTTTTGCCATTTATTATATGGAATCCTGACATATTCTTCCATTTCGCCCCATTAGCTGCAGTAAGTGGTAGATTAAGCGCTTTTAAGTATTTTGATGTAATTGTTGCTTTAGCTCTTGCTATAATCTCTTTAATTTCTTATAAAAAGACAAACAATTTATTTTTCTCGGTTTTCATAGGATATTTAATATTTGAATTAATATTACCCTTACGTTCCATGTTTTTACTGGCATTATCTGCAATATTACTTGGAGTATATATGGATAAATTAAAGATTGATACTAACAAAATAAGTGATCAAAGTCAATCGGATTAAGAAATATAAAATATTAAATAAAATACTAAATATTATTCTCGTTATCACTAATTAGTTCATTACAAACTTCAAATGTTTTATCAGAGATTATAAACCTGAATATTTAAATATATAATATTCTATATGAATTTAATAGAATAATTAATTGACCTAAATCATATTTTTATGGACAAATATGTATATATTGTAATCAAAACTGTTTAAAAAAGTATTTTACTGATTCATTTGTATAAAAACTTTTAATAATGAGGATATATTATGTTTAATTTAAAAAATATAGATTTTTTGAAATTATTTTATTTATTAATTTTTATTTTTAGTTTATTTGACATTCGTAGCTTTTCAATTTACACTAGCAATAGTACATGGTTACCTTTTTTTCTTAAAGAAACTTATATGATATATTTAGGTTATTTTATTCTTTTTTTATTATTTTATGTAGTTCTATTCACTAAAATAGGCCAAAAAATTTCAGATAATAAAAAATTTACACTATTAATTATATCTCTATTAATAATTTCATCTGTAACTTTAACGTTTTTAGGGAATAATCCATCTA
This portion of the Methanobacterium sp. genome encodes:
- a CDS encoding glycosyltransferase family 2 protein, whose product is MNPNVTIILLNWNGWTDTIECLESLFQIDYPNYNVIILDNNSHDNSIKKIKEYLGGNITVKSSFFEYIKGNKPLKYSEFTKEEAEKRNMNLNDLNLSKVVIIKNDKNYGFAEGNNIGIRFALDKLNSDYVMLLNNDTVVNANFLDILIKSIENDNEIGIIGPQINYYNEKDKIQTLGWNINWNKGNGRPTEYSPGNLIEVDFIGGCSLLFKRTLIEEVGYWDKEYFAYWEDIDFCYRTKEAGYKIVCNPHSKIWHKGSVSTEKITGFNVFYNTRNRFLFMKKYATKKKYNIFKLYFFLYEFWRTAALFVITNKLSELSCYYNGIKAGLRK
- a CDS encoding glycosyltransferase family 39 protein: MNLKVLNLKSMDNYGKILIFMILISLLIKLIMIDQGMNILLSKFLEDDAFYYYSLVLNIINGQGIVFNLGIPTNGFHPIYALILIPVFYFTHSFGDYVPVYISLVILSLFNVLTSIFLYLIVKNLFNKEAGLLTAFIWLFNPEIMFITLKGMEVPIQIFFISILTYYLIKLNLNELNIRNSVIIGFLLGIIFLSRMDGFFLTLGVILALSIRFIKNRSIDYSWQSNKIKSMVAILISAFITVLPWILYNILIVKQLLPVSLAAKNIIRSDQALHVGLYNNILTTFYPSLVLLTQYFFFFIQKNVFNLAILLLILIIFLLPPFYLVLKKDNPFIKVIKSLDFLIFSIIIFYLFYFFYGIMFREYYYLYTYFIFTIFLSIALIRLFQIFKIKKVKLRYALIILLLIFTFILGGINRYDYGNLNPITFEVINYIDTNISPDQNIGNFNSGLLNYGTGRDFINLDGMMNPEAYNARKAGMLEDYIMKKRIKYIIDMPSSIKGINNDKISLQYIKTFKGQKYGEDLVLYKLNY
- a CDS encoding glycosyltransferase family 2 protein; this encodes MIEEKLEIILITYNRPKDLENTLKQLLKGPFVNCKFTVIDNCSTDETPEICLKYQQLFPKMRIIRNKLNIGANPNYLRAVETSNSLYTWILCDDDSFDFSDCLDVIDAIDSEKPDIIIVTSHFQQGWERGLFTSSRKLLKNGSRYYHTLSFWPAIIFKTDLYDSNCIHKGYFNVPNLYPHFEFINHSIEEDFKVYVSKKEIVKNIDEHHPGFPLLHSTVGWMNSCLLIKDKEIRKQTIYFKETYPEIIEYFCVIILIEKLNNRNIFNYIIQLKNAFILNFGLSKDLFILLLIYIFALAPAFCYELVLKAYMIKDKERTERFLKDIRGESSENKSIFRY
- a CDS encoding glycosyltransferase — translated: MIEENLEILIITYNRAKDLENTFKQLMESPFSNCKITVLDNCSTDKTPEICTKYQQIFENMHVVRHKKNIGANPNYLRAVEKSEAIYTWVLCDDDIFDFSECDDVLGEIESNTPDIIIVTSHYQYGWEKGLKTTSNELIRKGSRYYHTLSFMPAIIFKTELFDSNCIHKGYFNVSNLYPHFEFINKSVEEDFKVYVSKKGIVEPGGFNQRIHFSVIHWLVVWMNSCLTIKNKYIRKRTIYDSPLDGGSFLLFVIIWIIMEKKSKNKDNKDFIRFISAFIIAFGLNWYIFALVLIIPFMIIPSIFYKFFLKSFAYFKYHVLKKERPHKTDLQIDEFRY
- a CDS encoding glycosyltransferase family 4 protein — protein: MKVVIVSDYSLNSPYGGLQTHVYHLAKAISKNSVETHIITFSDRNEDIKSNNLNIHFIKRSSRLPMLFTIPFDAKNVINKIKEIDPDVVHVQGTHYPYNYISRAIPEKYPVIITVHGIMATEYKFNKGLNFIGGFISYLLEKYAFRKAKNIIVCSEVMKKEIGKLSRAKVYVVPNGVDCKKIDNFSSSKVVIHPSIIYIGLLEKIKGVDTLIKAINIIKDDIPEIHFYIAGKGSQEENLRKLTKKLGLENNIDFLGYISGEEKYSNFKSVDICAVPSRYESFGITILEAMACGKPVIASNVGNIPSLVDENTGILFESENEKDIAQKIINLLKNQDLRDKMGLNAEKRAKEFDWDKISEKTVNIYKKII
- a CDS encoding glycosyltransferase family 2 protein; its protein translation is MSLTSNTSIVIVTYNHQEFIEECLKSLIKEKALEIIVVDNNSTDKTVEIIQKNFKQIKLIKNHENTGYGSGINLGVKTAKGKYMVIINPDTKIKVNSIHEVLKPLKKDENLITTSKILYYNGNQINTCGNKEHFTGLAFTRGLGDNPECFNDFEFVNGLSGVCFALKKDNFEDIGGFDENFFIYMEDTELSWRCKAKGLNVLYVPTSVVYHDYTLIVTPEKLYHLEKGRYIILRRYLTWREYLIISPSLIMTEILTWGYSILKGPSGIKFKLLAIRDGLFMEIKEIESDRRKLLKSLDWKIPTRQLSYTLLDRLVRKAANLIYKVNFRLL